The DNA segment GGTAAATCttatttgtgtccctaacgtttaaattgTCCTATTTGGATCCTTAACatttataaaattgattcaatgttattctgccgtcaattacacatcatgagCTTTAGTTGgagttttgaaaatttcttcttgaagttagaatacaaatgtctGGGTCAGAACTGATGATCCACTCCGGTTAGTAACtcattaaaagttaaaactaaaCCTTgcaacatttacataattcactttttttagGGACATAATTGAACTTGAACACAAATTTTGGGtacaatattaaaatcgaacacatcCATGTGAGActtaattgagaatgaatacatcTAGGTGAGAATAGTTGAAAAATACAATTTGATCTATTAGTATAATTGATGGCatgataacattgaatcacttttataaacgttagggatacaaatagaacgatttaaacgttagggacacaaataggacttaccccaaatgttgaggacaaaaacgatactgtactctttttcaattaggtccctcttGACAGCAAACGTTAAAAAAACGTTAAGAAAGAATAAATTTACTATTATACCTGTCATTTACGCTTTGAAAATCTCTCATACTAAGTAGAGATCTAATCAAGGATCTAAGCAATTCTGTTATTTCCAAAATGTGAAGCttattttctagaattttcaaCGATGAATTATGCATTGTTTTATCTGAGTGTGACTGAGATAGCAATTGCTAAGAGATTGTTTGTAACAGGTGCTCTTGATGCATTAAAGCTTCGCTTCAGTTATAGTTGTCAAcaataattaactcagaataaAAACAAGAAGAATCCACCTATGTTAACAACaataaatccaaaaaattaaataaaaaaacaacaattaactcagaaaaaCGACAATCAACAATCACGAAAAAAGAAGAATTAGCTCACAAAAATAAAACTGAAGAAGCTGTGGAGGGCTGGAGGTTTATCGGCGGTGACAAGGAGTGAGCTCGGAGATAGAGAGAGCTTGAACAGAGAGACAAGTCGAGGAGAGGACGAACATCAATGACACAGGAAGAGAACCGCGACGCAGCGTCGGCGAGAAAATAAGTAGCGCGAGCGACAGGGAGGGAGAAGTCTGCAACAGATCTGAGGCACGACGATGAGAGTCAAAGGTGAATGAAACTGATTTGTCAATGTATGGCATGCTAAAATGGGTGAGggtgggtttagggttttctgaaagaggaatgaTGAGAAGAGGGTCGAGGACCTTCGACGACAGCACCCACGGTTTGTCTCCGCAGGCGACGACAATACCCTCTACCCGAGGAGAAGAGTTCGGCAATGAGTTTGAAGTGGGGTGGTGGCTGGGTTTGGCGAGGAGTTCAGTGGACAAAGTGACAATGGAGGGAGTGAAGGAGATGAGTTTTTGTCCGAGTGTGAGAATGATGAGAAGGAGgctaattttgtctttatgaaGAAAGAAGGGGAGAGACAATTAGGGATTAAGGAAAAAATTAGGGTATCTTCAATTTGGGAacggaatattctgttaaatcaaaCATTTTTGTCTCGGTAgggatttaattaaaaataaataaatgattcagggacccaattgaaaggaaaaaaattatagggagctaattgaaaatttgacgaAACTATAGGGattaatagagtaattaaacctaaaatggACTTCACATTACACTTCGAATACTTCCTTTACCTCCTTTTCCCTTCAAAATTCATAACTCAAAAATACCCCCTAAAGATTTTTTGTTACGGAGTTTCATGAATTGTGAAAGTGCGAGAGAAATGGTCTATCCCACATTCTCATTACATcaataactaatgtttataacGGTCATCCTTTTTCTTCACTCTTCTACTTAATTTTGGATTGAAAGATTCAGATGGTGCACGTGTCAAACTGTGATCACTATGAATGATTACTTCTCCCCTATACTTTGAAGTTgatttttgtcttttgtttaGAAATAgttgaaattaaatgaaatagacTGGCACTATTAAACTTACAGTGGAAAATATTTCCTCATTTTGGGTCACTATAAGTAATTCTACACATTGTAATATTATACCTTTTTAATCATTATTGAATAGATTCCTTTGTTTTTTAGGAACTCATTCTTGCTGCCATTGATATGGTGGATGCTAATTCAAAATCTGGGGGCTACATTGTTTATTCCACTTGTTCGATCATGGTTGCCGAGGTTAGTTTTTCATTTGCAAATAGTAACTTTCTGTGCTAGTGTTTCCTGTTCTATATATTTCTGAAAGTTCGCTTGGTAAATCTTCAGAATGAAGCAGTTATTGACTATGCACTCAAGAAGAGGGATGTTAAGCTGGTTCCCTGTGGACTTGACTTTGGGCGCCCTGGGTAATGATTATGTTCCTTATCTCTGTAGGTTTGACtataaaaaattgtgttttgtGACCTTTACTTTCCATCAGATTCATAAGATTTAGGGAGCAACGGTTTCACCCTTCTTTAGAAAAGACAAGGCGGTTCTATCCTCATGTACACAATATGGATGGGTTCTTTGTTGCAAAGGTATATAGGTTGTTGCTATCTTTAGAAATTGCTTTAAAGTCCATTTACACATCCAACAAATTGTATTCGTACAAATCTTTCTGCTATAAAATTGTCAGACATTTGGTGTTACAAAATTGCAGAAAGTTTATAGATTGATAATATCCTTGGCACATGATACAGTATGTTGACAAATTGTGGAGTTcttactattaataaaaaatgttgaTTATTTATGcttgtttaatttgattttttgattGATACTTAAATGCTTGTTTACGTTTTTTCTAGAATCAGTTGACCATGGAACTTATTGAGTTgaacatttttaaaataatatttgtactttaattttaaactttaccTATGGGAGTGTGGAGCTGCTGTTGTTAAAATGTACAATTCTTTTTCTCACCTTACTTCATTTCCAACCATTTgttgtgctaaattaaagattGAAAATTAGATACAGCCATGCATTTATTCCCTTGAGCATTGTTATGTcgtgtgttttttattttctctaaataTGCGTCTTGCAGTTGAAAAAAATGAGCAGCAGAAAGCCAGGTTTAAAACCATCAGAACCATCTGAAGTGGAGGAAGAACAATCCAAGCTTGAGAAGGAAGAAGTGGATGTTGAGAAGCCTAGTAATGATGTTAGAGAAAATGGCAAAGAATCTTCTGAATCTAAATccaaaaagacaaagaaaaggaagTTTCCATCTAAACCGATTAACGGCATAAAAGAAAATGGGAAAGTAACTTCTGGATCTAGACCAATAAAGAGGCAGAAAAGGAAATTTCCATCTAAGGAGGAAATTTCAAATTCAAGGTTAAAGTTTTCTCCATGCTTGACTTCTCTCTTTTCCTTCCATATCAATCTTACTAATATATCTGTATCTTGAATATAAATGCAACACTTTAGTAATATGATTGTCTTCCGCTGGAATCCTAAGCTTTTGGTGATGCCTGCAGGGAGGAGAAGAGACGCGCTTTGAGAGAAAACAAGCGCAAAACCGGTAAGCGACAGAGCCAAAAATGAGGAATGGCCATTGGCATCGAACTGACTCGCACTTAATGAAATGGAAGAGTTGTAGTGATTGCCTGCTTTAAGAAGTTTGTCCTGGAATCAGTTCTATCCGGTAATCACACAGCGCAATTTTGTTTGGTTTTAGTTATTTAAGGTAGCATCTAAACATAGTTATAAACCAGAAAAGAAATGTGTACCTTTTTGAATTAATCTTGAGATTTCATTCTAAATACTGTCATCATATCCATTGTACTGTGCTAGTTATCCTTTTTAAGACACTAGCCAAATGTTATAATATTGATAGTGCTTTCATAGTTATGCCTTTAATGGTTACGTGTTGGCGATCAAGTATTTTGTTGTTAGTGTTCCCCTTGGTGGGGTGTGTTAGGAACATTTTcaaaattaggatttatttgatgtataaatcaattatcttgtttgaaaatagagaagaaagaattgatttggtttagaaatttcatgaatttgtttaattgttttatttgtttagaattattttttacacAACATATGCTTAAGTTTCTCAActtactctttttctcttaTATAAATTTGTCGcgatgaaataaaaaaaattctgtaTGAATGAATTAAAACTCATTTGGAAattctctaaaatttttaaatttgttccgGTCGAGTTCAACAAGTCAGAGACCCAAGTCTGGATGTCCGATCAACCCGGCGGCCTACCGAATCCGAGTCAAGAGGTGATCCGAGCGTCACCTCTCCTTTTGCATGAACCTGGACAGTTGACAGAAGTTTTCAGAGAGGCAAGTCTGCCATCAAGGGTCCACCAAAGTACAGAGTATAAAAAGGGAGGGACCTATCCTTCCCCAAAGGTACGTCACCTAACTCTAACCCTAATAGTCGTCTCTTGTACAGACACTGACTTAAACGTTGGAGTTCTTGCAGGCGGTCCCACCTCATCCTCAACTCATCAGGCCCGAGGAGTCACTCACCGGAACTCTTCGGCATCCATCTCCTAGTCACCTCCACCTTTATCACCTCCAAATCTGACCCGTTCGATACACGAGCTACTGAACATTGGCGCTGTCTGTGGGGACTTTGGCGTGAATGGATTTCCTGTTGGGCCCGGTCGATGAGCAGGAAGAGAGGAAGTGCGTGAAGAGGAGGGAACCCGCCTAATGAGCAGAATAGCATTTATGGCTTCCTCTTGCGAGCATACGAGGACCCCCTCTCGTAGGAATGACCCTCCTTCCTGCTCCCCGGACAGACGCCCCTTCAGGGGTGGGATGCGTAGTGACAACGCAAGGATCACGAGTGCGAAATCTTGAAAGGGAGCTGGCGGCCAAGGATTGCTACCGACCTAGCCCGAGCATCTCCCGTACCCGGTCTCCCCCTAGGAGATCAGAAGCCCAGGGAAGAAGCCCCGGAGGGACCATGCTAGGCGCAGAGCAGACGCTCGATCTCCCTCGACCCATGACGAGTCCGAGGGCCAAGGTAAGACAGAGAGAGGCCAAGAAGGCGGCATGACCCCATAATCATGGGAGCGACTCCTTTTCACCCTTCCATCCTCAAGGTCCGGCTGCCAAAATACTTTGACAAGCCAACAGACATGAGATACGACGGAACCCAAGACCCTCAGGAACACCTGACGGCTTTTAAGGCCTGGATGAACCTTGAGGGTGTTGGCGACGCGATGAGGTGTCGTGCTTTTTCCGTAATCTTGGCACACCGGCAATTCAGTGGTTCAACGCCCTTTCACAGGGGTCCATTTTGACCTTCTCGGACATAACTCGTAGTATTTTAGCACAATTCACCACACGCATCGCCAAAGCCAAACATCCCAATAACCTTTTAGGGATCACCTAAAGAGCTGGTGAGTCGACCAGGAAATTCTTCGACAGATTCAACGACGGGTGCTTGGAAATTGACGGGTAGACCGACCAAGTGGCCAGACTCTGTCTCACGAATGAGTTATTAAACAAAGACTTTAGGAAGCGTCTCACCACCACGCCTGTATAGACCATGCAAGAGATCCAGAACGTGGCGCGGAAATACATCAACGACGAGGAAGTAAGCCAGGTGGTGGCAGCCAACAAACAGCAGCCAGCCAACCCCTCCCCATGTCAAACCAGGCACACGGAAAGGTCAAAAGAGCCCTCCAAGGATGGAGGACCGGCTAAGCCCTTCAAACCCTTCGCCCAAGTTGGAAAGTTCACGAATTATACCCCTCTGACAGTCCCAATCGTCGAGATCTACTAGTAGATCACCGACAAGGGCATCTTGTCGAAACCATGGCAACTAAAGGACAGAACAGGCGGGAACAAGAGCTTATACTGTGACTATCACAAAGGTTTCGGCCACAAAACTTAAGACTTCTTCGACCTAAATGACGCTTTGGAACAGGCAATTCGCGAAGGCAATCTAACTGAGTTCTCTTAGTTCATAAGGGAACCTAGGAGGAGGGAACGCGAGCATTCCGAAGAAGACAGGAGCCTAGTAGTGAAGGCGAGGCAAGGGCCTAACGAGGACAATGACCGTGACCTCATTGTTATTAACGTTGTAGTTGGGAGAGATGCACCCCCTAGATCGAGGTCTGCGACAAAGAAAGATGCTAAGATCTTGGTCGTATCGTCAGGTAACCACGGTACGTAGTCTAGGGAACCACCTAGAATATCGTTTGGGCCAAAAGCCCAATGGTTCCACGACATCCTAGAGAACCCCCCATGGTGATCACGGCAAGAGTCGGAACGCGCTTGGTCAAACGGATCCTCGTCGACACTGGAGCCGACTCCAATATCATGTTTAAAAACGTGTTCGACGCCGTTGGGCTCTGAGAGACCAATCTCAAAACTCATCAGCATGGGGTCGTCAGCCTAGGAGACAATTTCATAAAGCCTGATGGGGTGGTCACCCTCCCAGTTAGCATCGGAGGAGGAGAAGGGAAGAGATCGGTAATGGCAGAATTTGTTGTCCTAAGGGACTCCATAGCCTACATTGTCATCCTAGGGAGGAAGACAATCAATGAATTCTCTGCTGTGATATGCACAAAGTTTCTGAACATGAAGTTTGTCACAGACGACGGATCGGTGGGATCCCTTAGGAGGACCTAGAAACGGTGTTTGCGTGTGACAACGCCGACCTCTCCCTAAGAAAGAAATCGAAGGAAGCAGGGTTTTCTTGGCCGACCTAGATTCCAGCGTAGGTGACAAGCCGAGGCCCGAGCCCGAGGAAAACCTAGAGAAGTTCAAGGTCGGGGACACGGAGGACAAATTCACCTTTGTAAACAAGAACCTCCCCCATAACCTGAAAGAGCCTCTCATTGGGGCCATTAGGGCAAACGGTGATTTGTTCGCTTGGACGCCAGCTGACATGCCAGGGGTAAACCCCGATTTCATGTCCCACCGACTTGCCGTGAAGCCGGATGCCAAGCAAACGACTAGTCTGTTAGAAGCGGGGTTCATCATGGAACTCGAGTACTCGACATGGCTGTCAAATGTAGTCCTCGTAAAAAAGGCAAACGGTCCCTCTCCCCAACATTGACACCTTGGTAGATGCAGCGGCAGGATATCACTTCTTAAGCTTCATGGACGCGTACTCAGGGTATAACCAGATACCGATGCACAGACCTGATGAGGTAAAAATGGCGTTTATAACGCCAGGAGGCACTTACTGCTATAGAGTAATGCCATTTGGCTTGAAGAACGCAGGAGCGACCTACCAGAGACTGATGAACATGGTTTTCAGTGGCCTTATTGGGAAGTCGGTAGAAGTCTATGTCGACGATATCCTAGTAAAAACTAGCCAACCAGAGGACTTGACCTCGACCCCCTTTTGGGTTATCACGTCGACATAGACTTCTACCGACTTCCCAATAAGGTCACTGAAAACCCTGTTCATCAGTCTCTGGTAGGTTGCCCCTGCGTTCTTcaggccaaatggcattacTCTATAGCAGTAAGTGCTTCCTGGCATTATGAACGCCGTTTTTATCTCATCGGGTTTGTGCATCGGTATCTGGTCTTTGGGACACGCCTTGTTGAGGTCCGAgtaatcgacgcacatcctccacttCTCGTTTGCCTTTTTGACGAGGACTACATTTGACAGCCATGTCGAGTACTCGAGTTTCCTGAAGAACCTCGCCTCTAATAGGCTGGCCGTTTGCTTGGCCACCTTGTCAACTCTCTCTTGGGACATCTTCCTCCGCCTCTGAGCAACGGGCTTGGCATCCGGCTTCACGACAAGTCGGTGGGACATGAAATCAGGGTCTACCCCCGGCATGTTAGTTGGCGTCCAAGCGAACAAATCACCTTTTGCCCTGATGGCCTCCATGAGGGACTTTTTCAGGTTATTTGGGGGGGGTAGTTCTTGTTTATGAAGGTGAATTTGTCCCCTGTGTTCCCGACTTTGAACTTTTTCCAGGTCTCCCTCGGGCTCGGGCCTTGACTTGTCGTCTAACCTAGAATCTAGGTCGGCCAAGACGATCCCAGATGCTTCCTTCGATTTCTTTCTTAGGGAGAGACTGGCGTTGTCACATGCAACCGCCGTTTCTAGGTCCCCCTAAGGAATCCCACCAATCCGTCGTCTGTGACAAATTTCATGATAAAAAACTTAGTGCATATCACAGCAGAGAATTCATTGATTGTCTTCCTCCCTAAGATGACATTGTAGGCTGTGGAGTCCCTCAGGACAACAAATTCCACCATTTTCGCTCtctttccttctcctcctcTGATGCTAACCGGGAGGGTGACCACTCCACCGGGCTTTATGAAATTGTCTCTTAGGCTGACAACTCCGTGCTGATGAGTTTTGAGATCGGTCTCTCGGAACTCCAGGGTGTCGAACACGTTTCTGAACATGATATTAGAGTCGGCTCTAGTGTCGACGCTGATCCATTTGACCAAACCCATTCCGACTCTTGCTGTGATCACCATGGGGGGTTCTCTGGGATGTCGTGGAACCACTGGTCTTTTGGCCCAAACGATATTCTAGGTGGTTCCCTAGACGATGTTTCGTGGCTACCTGACGATACGGCCAAGATCTTAGCGTCTTTCTTTGTCGCAGATCTCGAACTAGGGGGTGCATCTCTCCCGACTACAACGTTAATAACAGTGAGGCCGCGGTCATTGTCCTCGTTAGGCCCTTGCCTCGACTTCACTAATCGGCTCCTATCTTCTTCAGGACGCTCGCGTTCCCTCTTCCTTGGTTCCCTTATGAACTGAGAGAACTCAGTTAGTTTGCCTTCGCGAATTGCCTCTTTCAAAGCGTCCTTTAGGTCGAAGCAATCTTGAGTTTTATGGCCGAAACCTTTGTGGTAGTCGCAGTATAAGTTCTTGTTCCCGCCTGTTCTTTCCTTCAGTTGCCGTGGTTTCGACAAGATGCCCTTGCGGTGATCTGATGGTAGACCTCGACGATTGGGGCTGTCAGAAGGGGGTATAGTTCGGGAACTTTCTGACTCGGGGGAAGGGTTTGAAGGGCTTAGCCGGTCCTCCGTTCATGGAGGGCTCTTTCGACCTCTCCGTGTGCCCGGTTTGACGTGGGGAAGGGTTGGCTGGCTGCCTGTCGTTTGTTGGCCGCCACCACCTGGCTCACTTTCTCGTCGTTGATGTATTCTCGCACCACATTCTGGATCTCTTGCATGGTCTATACAGGCTTGGTGGTGAGATGCTTTCTAAAGTGTTCGTTTAATAACCCGTTCGTGAGACACAGACTGGCCACTTAGTCGGTCAACCCGTCAATTTCCTAGCACCCGTCGTTGAATCTGTCGAGCAATTTCCTGGTCGGCTTACCGGCTCTTTAGGTGATCCCTAAAAGGTTAATGAGATGTTTGGCTTTGATGATGCGTGTGGTGAATTGTGCTAAATACTGCGAGTTATGTCCGAGAAGGTTATAATGGACCCCTGTGAAAGCGCGTTGAACCACCGGACCTGCCAAGGACACGGGAAAAGCACGACACCTCACCGCATCGCTAAAACCCTCGAGGTTCATCCTGGGCTCAAAGGCTGTCAGGTGTTCCTGAGGGTCTTGGGTTCCGTCGTATCTCATGTTTGTTGGCATGTCAAAGTGTTTTGGCAGCCGGACCTTGAGGATGGAGGGGTGAAAGGGAGTCGCTCCCATGATTATTGGGTCACGCCGCCTTCTCGGCCTCTCTTTGTTCTCACCTTGGCCCTCGGAGTAATCATGGGTCGAGGGAGATCGAGGGTTTG comes from the Arachis duranensis cultivar V14167 chromosome 7, aradu.V14167.gnm2.J7QH, whole genome shotgun sequence genome and includes:
- the LOC107458276 gene encoding uncharacterized protein LOC107458276, whose product is MGLVKWISVDTRADSNIMFRNVFDTLEFRETDLKTHQHGVVSLRDNFIKPGGVVTLPVSIRGGEGKRAKMVEFVVLRDSTAYNVILGRKTINEFSAGDLETAVACDNASLSLRKKSKEASGIVLADLDSRLDDKSRPEPEGDLEKVQSREHRGQIHLHKQELPPPNNLKKSLMEAIRAKGDLFAWTPTNMPGVDPDFMSHRLVVKPDAKPVAQRRRKMSQERVDKVAKQTASLLEARFFRKLEYSTWLSNVVLVKKANEKWRMCVDYSDLNKACPKDQIPMHKPDEIKTAFIMPGSTYCYRVMPFGLKNAGATYQRLMNRVFSDLIGKSVEVYVDVITQKGVEVKSSGWLVFTRISST